Proteins co-encoded in one Bradyrhizobium sp. 170 genomic window:
- a CDS encoding benzoate-CoA ligase family protein: MTSEISDLVPRDNPGAREIGFTIPESYNASRILFDNLVTGRGGRLALTGPGGTRTYAELCAEASQWGHGFQSLGLKRGDRILMFLDDTPVYPAAFFGAVRSGFVPLLINTLTPPDLLQFYLSDACAAVAVAEAEFTSRFNAEACKDTPLQTLVVVNGAASEHAVPKALMAPQWLQGFSTDLPEADTRRDDMAFWMYSSGSTGRPKGIVHLQHDMAYSEQAFARNVLKLGPDDICFSVPKIFFAYGFGNAITFPFSVGAATLLLPGQPKPATIFEAIGKYRPSVFFGLPTLYTSLTKADGAAATDFSSLRMALSAAEVLSAEVFNGWKALTGLEIIEGLGSTEALHIYLSNRPETKKLGAAGLRVPGYEILLRDKDGREVGDNEEGILWVRGDSNTPLYWNRPDKSAETIREEGWIYTGDRFLRDADGFHFFRGRADDLIKISGQWVYPLEVELCLAEHPDIRECAVFAAELPDRRMTLKAVVVMNKGEFDPNNAAKTLQDYVKAKLLPYKYPREIRFIAELPKTGTGKIDRQALMKM; encoded by the coding sequence ATGACGTCAGAAATTTCCGATTTGGTCCCCCGCGACAATCCCGGCGCGCGCGAGATCGGCTTTACGATTCCGGAGAGCTATAACGCCAGCCGGATCCTGTTCGACAATCTCGTGACTGGCCGCGGCGGCCGGCTGGCGCTGACCGGCCCCGGCGGCACGCGCACTTACGCAGAGCTCTGTGCCGAGGCCTCGCAATGGGGGCATGGCTTTCAGTCGCTGGGCCTGAAGCGCGGCGATCGCATCCTGATGTTCCTCGACGACACGCCGGTCTATCCTGCGGCGTTTTTCGGCGCAGTGCGGTCGGGTTTCGTGCCGCTGTTGATCAACACGCTGACGCCGCCGGACTTGCTGCAGTTCTACCTTTCGGACGCCTGCGCTGCGGTCGCGGTCGCGGAAGCCGAGTTTACCTCGCGGTTCAATGCGGAAGCCTGCAAGGATACGCCGCTGCAAACCCTGGTCGTGGTCAATGGCGCGGCGAGCGAACACGCCGTGCCGAAAGCCCTCATGGCGCCGCAATGGCTGCAGGGATTCTCCACCGATTTGCCGGAAGCCGACACCAGGCGCGACGACATGGCGTTCTGGATGTATTCATCCGGCTCGACCGGGCGGCCCAAGGGCATCGTGCACCTGCAGCACGACATGGCCTATAGCGAGCAGGCGTTTGCCCGCAACGTGCTCAAGCTTGGGCCCGACGACATCTGTTTCTCGGTGCCGAAGATTTTCTTCGCCTACGGCTTTGGCAACGCCATCACCTTCCCGTTCTCGGTCGGCGCGGCAACGCTGCTGCTGCCTGGCCAGCCGAAGCCGGCAACGATCTTCGAGGCGATCGGAAAATACCGGCCGTCCGTTTTCTTCGGATTGCCGACGCTCTACACCTCGCTCACAAAGGCCGACGGCGCTGCCGCCACCGATTTCTCCTCGCTGCGGATGGCGCTGTCGGCCGCGGAGGTGCTGTCGGCGGAAGTCTTCAACGGCTGGAAGGCGCTGACGGGACTCGAGATCATCGAAGGGCTCGGCTCGACCGAGGCGCTGCACATCTATCTGTCCAACCGCCCCGAGACGAAAAAACTCGGCGCGGCGGGCCTGCGCGTGCCCGGCTACGAAATCCTGCTGAGGGACAAGGACGGCCGCGAGGTCGGCGACAACGAGGAAGGCATCTTGTGGGTACGCGGCGATTCCAACACGCCGCTGTACTGGAACCGGCCGGACAAATCGGCGGAGACCATTCGTGAGGAGGGGTGGATCTACACCGGCGACCGTTTCCTGCGCGATGCCGACGGTTTTCATTTCTTCCGTGGCCGCGCCGACGACCTGATCAAGATTTCGGGGCAGTGGGTCTACCCGCTGGAAGTCGAGCTGTGCCTTGCCGAACACCCCGATATCAGGGAATGCGCCGTCTTCGCCGCCGAACTGCCGGATCGGCGCATGACGCTGAAGGCGGTAGTGGTGATGAACAAGGGCGAGTTCGATCCGAACAACGCCGCTAAGACGCTGCAGGATTACGTCAAGGCAAAGCTGTTGCCTTATAAATATCCGCGCGAGATCAGGTTCATCGCCGAATTACCGAAAACCGGCACGGGCAAGATCGACCGCCAGGCCTTGATGAAGATGTAG
- a CDS encoding NADP-dependent oxidoreductase: protein MSDTVNRQILLVEKPTGKLGPEHFKMIKGAVPEPKDGEALVRTRYISLDAANRAWMHGATYRAAVEANTVMAGGSIAEVVASKTSSLAPGDIVFGDTGWQDYAAVPAKHLTKMPKMEPMTHLLSVYGIAGLTAYFGLLHVGKPKEGETVVVSAAAGSVGSIVGQIAKIKGCNVIGIAGGKDKCHWLTSELGFDAAVDYKDGATFKALRAAAPKGIDVYFDNVGGDILEACLSLMNNRGRIACCGAISQYDGAPSAHGPRGVPGLIVVKRLIMQGFIVMDYMNESAAALADLQSWVASGKLKVQEDVIDGIENTPKALIGLLAGENRGKRMVKV from the coding sequence ATGAGCGACACCGTCAATCGTCAGATCCTGCTGGTCGAGAAGCCCACCGGCAAACTCGGACCTGAGCACTTCAAGATGATCAAAGGCGCGGTGCCTGAGCCGAAGGATGGCGAGGCGCTGGTGCGAACACGCTATATCTCGCTTGACGCCGCCAACCGGGCGTGGATGCACGGCGCCACCTATCGCGCCGCCGTCGAGGCCAACACCGTGATGGCCGGCGGCAGCATCGCGGAGGTCGTCGCCTCGAAGACCTCAAGCCTCGCACCGGGCGATATCGTATTCGGCGACACCGGTTGGCAGGATTACGCCGCGGTGCCGGCAAAGCACCTCACCAAGATGCCGAAGATGGAACCGATGACGCATTTGCTCAGCGTGTACGGCATCGCCGGCCTCACCGCCTATTTCGGCCTCCTGCATGTCGGCAAGCCGAAGGAGGGCGAGACGGTCGTCGTGTCGGCTGCCGCCGGCTCCGTCGGATCGATTGTCGGGCAGATTGCCAAGATCAAGGGCTGCAACGTCATCGGCATCGCCGGCGGCAAGGACAAGTGCCACTGGCTGACCAGCGAACTCGGCTTCGACGCCGCGGTCGATTACAAGGACGGCGCCACCTTCAAGGCGCTGCGCGCCGCCGCCCCCAAGGGCATCGACGTCTATTTCGACAATGTCGGCGGCGACATTCTCGAAGCCTGCCTTTCGCTGATGAACAACCGCGGCCGCATCGCCTGCTGCGGCGCGATTTCGCAGTATGACGGCGCGCCGTCCGCCCATGGCCCGCGCGGCGTGCCCGGCCTGATCGTGGTGAAGCGCCTCATCATGCAGGGCTTCATCGTGATGGATTACATGAATGAGAGCGCCGCCGCGCTGGCCGACCTGCAGTCCTGGGTGGCCTCAGGCAAACTGAAGGTGCAGGAAGACGTGATCGACGGGATCGAGAACACGCCGAAAGCGCTGATCGGCCTGCTCGCCGGCGAAAACCGCGGCAAACGGATGGTGAAGGTGTGA
- a CDS encoding efflux RND transporter periplasmic adaptor subunit, producing the protein MRSPARLSPHRSIGQGAASVRRAAFAIAAMGILSACEQNTFVPPPPPKVDVAVPVQRSFTRYLEATGNTAAIKNVDLVARVQGFLQSINYTDGAFVKEGAPLFTIEPDTYKLKLEQAQAAETGAQATVRQAEADFKRQQELVQRQAVSQATLDTSTSTRDNAQANLLQAQVNTKIAAVNYGYTNVTAPFDGVVSAHLVAVGELVGVSSPTQLATIVALDPIWVNFNVNEQDVLRIREEARRRGMTQDDLRQIPVEVGLQTETGFPHQGKLDYAATTLNQSTGTLPVRGVLPNSDRALLPGFFVRVRVPVDQVQNALFVPDVALGSDQSGRYLLVVNGENIVEQRKVRVGPLEGELRVIEEGLKADDRVVTAGLLRAIPGQKVDPQLKKIEAQPIAAK; encoded by the coding sequence ATGCGTTCGCCTGCACGCCTGAGTCCGCACCGCAGCATCGGGCAAGGAGCCGCGTCGGTCCGGCGCGCGGCGTTCGCCATTGCCGCGATGGGCATATTAAGTGCCTGCGAACAAAATACTTTTGTCCCGCCCCCGCCGCCGAAGGTCGATGTCGCGGTGCCGGTGCAACGGTCCTTCACGCGCTATCTGGAAGCGACCGGCAATACCGCGGCGATCAAGAATGTCGATCTGGTCGCGCGCGTGCAGGGCTTTCTGCAATCGATCAACTATACAGACGGCGCCTTTGTGAAAGAAGGCGCGCCCCTGTTCACGATCGAGCCTGACACCTACAAGCTGAAGCTCGAACAGGCGCAGGCCGCGGAAACCGGCGCGCAGGCAACGGTGAGGCAGGCCGAGGCGGACTTCAAGCGCCAGCAGGAACTGGTGCAGCGGCAAGCCGTTTCCCAAGCGACGCTGGATACTTCAACGTCAACGCGCGACAACGCGCAAGCGAACCTGCTTCAGGCCCAGGTCAATACCAAGATCGCGGCGGTCAATTACGGTTATACCAATGTGACTGCGCCGTTTGACGGTGTCGTCAGCGCGCATCTCGTCGCCGTCGGCGAACTTGTCGGTGTGTCGTCGCCGACGCAGCTCGCCACCATCGTGGCGCTCGACCCGATCTGGGTGAATTTCAACGTCAACGAACAGGACGTGCTGCGGATCCGGGAGGAAGCCCGCCGGCGCGGGATGACACAGGACGATCTCAGGCAGATACCGGTGGAAGTCGGGTTGCAGACCGAAACCGGCTTTCCGCACCAGGGCAAGCTCGACTATGCCGCCACGACGCTCAACCAGTCGACCGGTACGCTTCCGGTGCGCGGCGTGCTGCCCAATTCGGACCGTGCCCTGCTGCCGGGATTCTTCGTCCGGGTCCGCGTACCCGTTGACCAGGTGCAGAACGCGCTGTTCGTGCCGGATGTCGCCCTCGGCAGCGATCAGTCCGGACGCTACCTGCTGGTCGTGAACGGCGAAAATATCGTCGAACAGCGCAAGGTGCGGGTCGGGCCGCTGGAGGGCGAGTTGCGTGTCATCGAAGAAGGCCTCAAGGCCGACGACCGCGTCGTCACCGCCGGGCTGTTGCGCGCGATTCCCGGCCAGAAGGTCGATCCGCAACTGAAAAAGATCGAAGCACAGCCAATAGCGGCCAAGTAG
- a CDS encoding 3-hydroxybenzoate 6-monooxygenase: MDTGPVLIAGGGIGGLAAALGLAQKGIRSILLEKASTLGEIGAGIQLGPNAFHAFDYLGVGEAARSMAVYIDQLRLMDALTAEEITHVDLGEAFRTRFGNPYAVVHRGDLHGVFLRACQNHGLIELRVSSEVVGYDQDGSSVTARLANGERVTGRLLIGADGLWSNVRKQVVSDGPPRVSGHTTYRSVIPTEQMPEDLRWNAATLWAGPKCHIVHYPLSGWKVFNLVVTYHNDAPEPVAGKPVSDEEVMQGFGHVHPRAQDIIRHGKNWRLWVLCDRDPVERWVDGRVALLGDAAHPMLQYFAQGACQAMEDAVCLSHMMGAHDDYAKALEAYRTQRFLRTAKVQLMSRAIGEHIYHPAGGHARLRNEIMSAKTSEEWYGDLAWLYGGTGLAG, encoded by the coding sequence ATGGACACAGGGCCGGTCCTGATCGCAGGTGGCGGAATCGGCGGGCTCGCCGCAGCGCTTGGGCTGGCGCAAAAAGGAATCCGCTCGATCCTGCTGGAGAAGGCCTCAACGCTTGGCGAGATCGGCGCCGGCATCCAGCTCGGGCCCAACGCATTCCACGCCTTCGACTATCTCGGCGTCGGCGAAGCCGCACGAAGCATGGCGGTCTATATCGACCAGCTCCGGCTGATGGATGCGTTGACGGCCGAGGAGATCACCCATGTCGATCTGGGCGAGGCATTTCGCACACGCTTCGGCAACCCCTATGCGGTGGTGCATCGCGGCGACCTGCACGGCGTTTTCCTGCGCGCCTGCCAGAATCACGGGTTGATCGAGTTGCGCGTCAGCAGCGAAGTGGTCGGCTACGATCAGGACGGCTCGTCGGTGACGGCGCGGCTGGCGAATGGCGAACGCGTCACGGGACGGCTGTTGATCGGCGCCGATGGGCTGTGGTCGAACGTCCGCAAGCAGGTGGTTTCCGACGGGCCGCCGCGAGTGTCCGGACATACGACGTACCGCTCGGTGATCCCGACTGAACAGATGCCGGAGGATTTGCGCTGGAACGCGGCGACGCTGTGGGCCGGGCCGAAATGCCACATCGTGCATTATCCGCTGTCGGGCTGGAAGGTGTTCAACCTCGTCGTCACCTATCACAACGACGCGCCGGAGCCGGTGGCCGGCAAGCCAGTGTCGGACGAAGAGGTCATGCAGGGCTTCGGGCACGTCCATCCGCGTGCGCAGGACATCATCCGCCACGGCAAGAACTGGCGGCTATGGGTGCTGTGCGACCGTGATCCGGTCGAGCGCTGGGTGGACGGCCGCGTCGCGCTGCTCGGCGATGCCGCGCATCCGATGCTGCAATATTTTGCGCAAGGCGCCTGTCAGGCAATGGAGGACGCGGTGTGCCTGTCGCACATGATGGGAGCGCATGACGATTACGCGAAAGCGCTGGAAGCCTATCGCACGCAGCGTTTCCTGCGCACCGCAAAGGTGCAGCTGATGTCACGTGCGATTGGCGAGCACATCTATCACCCAGCGGGCGGACATGCCCGGCTGCGCAATGAGATCATGAGCGCGAAGACGTCGGAAGAGTGGTATGGCGATCTGGCGTGGCTGTATGGCGGGACGGGGTTGGCGGGGTAG
- a CDS encoding MarR family transcriptional regulator: protein MPSKPSPITMDAVYTAPGYLFRRMQQIAVSIFVEECNAFDLTPVQYAALVAIHTHPGIDATRLSAVIAFDRSTLGNVIERLESKALIERQPSREDKRVKLLHLTKSGAAVLRDIMPSVERAQLRMLQPLKPADRKALLTLLTQLVDLNNEASRVPLRAEDALEHLGKSN, encoded by the coding sequence ATGCCGAGTAAACCCTCACCCATCACCATGGACGCGGTCTATACCGCGCCCGGCTACCTGTTCCGCCGGATGCAGCAGATCGCGGTTTCGATCTTTGTCGAAGAGTGTAACGCGTTCGACCTGACGCCGGTGCAATATGCAGCGCTGGTGGCGATCCACACCCATCCCGGCATCGACGCCACGCGGCTGTCGGCGGTGATCGCGTTCGACCGCTCCACGCTCGGCAACGTGATCGAGCGGCTGGAGAGCAAGGCGCTGATCGAGCGCCAGCCGTCGCGGGAGGACAAGCGCGTCAAGCTGCTCCATCTGACCAAATCGGGTGCAGCCGTGCTGCGCGATATCATGCCCTCGGTGGAGCGCGCGCAGTTAAGGATGCTGCAGCCGCTGAAGCCGGCCGACCGCAAAGCCCTGCTGACGCTGCTGACTCAACTGGTCGATCTCAACAACGAGGCCTCGCGCGTGCCGCTGCGCGCCGAAGACGCCCTCGAGCATCTGGGGAAATCGAACTGA
- the maiA gene encoding maleylacetoacetate isomerase: MKLHGYFRSSAAYRVRIALNLKGLSTDHLSHHLRKGEQCAPAYLAINPQGLVPTLEGDDGAVLTQSLAIIEWLDETHPNPPLLPKDPLRRAKVRAFAMALACDTHPVQNLKVLARLRQLGLPEEKVTEWAAWANREGLSACETLVAAEAGPFCFGDKPTLADLCLVPQLGNARRFGVDVSAFPRLLEAEAAAKQMKAFADAAPDKQADAE; this comes from the coding sequence ATGAAGCTGCATGGCTATTTCCGCAGCAGCGCGGCATACCGGGTCAGGATCGCGCTCAATCTCAAGGGGTTGTCGACCGATCACCTGTCGCACCACCTTCGCAAGGGCGAACAGTGCGCGCCCGCCTACCTCGCCATCAATCCGCAGGGGCTGGTGCCGACCCTGGAGGGTGACGACGGTGCCGTGCTGACCCAATCGCTCGCCATCATCGAGTGGCTGGACGAGACTCATCCCAACCCTCCGTTGCTGCCAAAGGACCCGCTGCGCCGTGCCAAGGTGCGCGCGTTCGCCATGGCGCTCGCCTGCGATACGCATCCCGTGCAAAATCTCAAGGTTCTGGCGCGTTTGCGCCAACTCGGTCTGCCCGAAGAGAAGGTGACGGAATGGGCGGCCTGGGCCAACCGTGAGGGATTGTCCGCCTGCGAAACGCTGGTCGCGGCCGAGGCCGGGCCGTTCTGTTTCGGCGACAAGCCCACTCTTGCCGACCTCTGTCTGGTCCCCCAGCTTGGGAATGCGCGGCGGTTTGGCGTCGATGTTTCGGCCTTTCCGCGCCTGCTCGAGGCAGAAGCCGCGGCAAAGCAAATGAAGGCGTTCGCGGACGCCGCGCCGGACAAGCAAGCCGATGCCGAGTAA
- a CDS encoding cysteine rich repeat-containing protein, which yields MLRTILTATAVLCMSHVAFAQEMTAEQRSACMGDYEKYCKGVTPGGGRIIACLAKESDKITPACKKVLTAAEKK from the coding sequence ATGCTACGCACCATCCTGACCGCCACCGCCGTGCTCTGCATGTCGCATGTCGCTTTCGCGCAGGAGATGACTGCCGAACAGCGCAGCGCCTGCATGGGCGACTACGAGAAATATTGCAAAGGCGTCACCCCCGGCGGCGGACGCATCATCGCCTGCCTCGCCAAGGAGAGCGACAAGATCACGCCGGCCTGCAAGAAGGTGCTGACGGCCGCCGAGAAGAAATGA
- a CDS encoding efflux RND transporter permease subunit, with translation MISKFFIERPVLSNVIAILMVLIGGVCLLRLAVAQYPEVVPPTVQVTTRYPGASAKTVIDTVALPIEQQVNGVEDMLYMQSYSGADGTYTLTVTFKIGTDLNFAQVLVQNRVSSALAQLPQSVQNQGVTVQKRSTAILLFVTLTSPKATYDSLFLSNYATINIRDELSRLPGVGNVTVFGAGQYSMRVWLDPNKLYARGLMPQDVISAIQQQSQQVTAGQVGAPPAPAGQAFQYTLNVSGRLDDTSEFENVIVKTGTSGDVTRVRDVGWVELGAQTYSQAFSLNNKPATGIGVFQSPGANALEVQRAVEKKMQVLAKSFPQDVTYDTPFDTTKFVSESINEVYKTLIEAGLLVLVVILIFLQDWRAMLVPATTVPVTIIGAFAAMAALGFTVNISTLFAIVLAIGIVVDDAIVVVEGAAHNIEKGMSGHDAAISAMDALFAPIIGITLVLISVFLPSAFLPGLTGQMYAQFALVIAATALLSAINAATLKPTQCALWLRRPVPPEQRNFFYRGFNAVYNRVEAAYSRLIGRLVAHSNVSVICALILIAIGGYGLSRVPTGFIPIEDQGYLLVAVQLPDGAALERTQRVLTQVSEIAGKAPGVDQVIAISGISALDNSSSLANAGVAYLILKEWSARGPGEDLRSLFVGLNEKLSVIEEARILVVPPPPIQGIGNAAGFAMQVQLRDGNSDFSKLQAITGAIVANASSQSALQRVSSPFRSMVPQFDIEVDRIKTQTLHVTTDQIFSTLSSYMGSTFVNQFNKFGRTFQVYAQADAQFRLTPRDIQNMMVRNSNGDMIPLGTVAKITPAVGPSLISLYNLYPSATIIGLPATGYSSGQSMNLMEQIAAKTLPPGTGFEWTAMSYQEKVVGGQIYWAFGLGLLLVYLVLAGQYESWYAPISVILAVPLSLLGPMIVLTGLRIENNLYTQIGIILLIALSAKNAILIVEVALELHVRDRKPLLESAVEAARARFRPILMTSFAFIFGMIPLVLATGAGANARKSIGITAASGMLASTCLAVLFVPTFFVVIQGFENWLKERKLKKAGAQAAPAATH, from the coding sequence ATGATTTCGAAATTTTTCATCGAGCGGCCCGTTCTTTCCAACGTCATCGCGATCCTGATGGTCCTGATCGGCGGCGTCTGCCTGCTCCGGCTGGCCGTCGCGCAGTATCCTGAGGTCGTGCCGCCGACGGTGCAGGTCACCACCCGCTATCCCGGCGCCAGCGCGAAAACCGTGATCGATACGGTGGCGCTGCCGATCGAGCAGCAGGTCAACGGCGTCGAGGACATGCTCTACATGCAGTCCTACAGCGGTGCCGATGGCACCTATACGCTGACGGTTACGTTCAAGATCGGCACCGACCTCAACTTCGCGCAGGTGCTGGTGCAGAACCGGGTCTCGAGCGCGCTGGCGCAGCTACCGCAGTCGGTGCAGAACCAGGGCGTCACCGTGCAGAAGAGATCGACGGCGATCCTGCTGTTCGTGACGCTGACCTCGCCGAAAGCGACCTATGACAGTCTGTTCCTGAGCAACTACGCCACTATCAACATCCGCGACGAGCTGTCGCGTTTGCCCGGCGTCGGCAACGTCACCGTGTTCGGGGCCGGTCAATACTCGATGCGGGTCTGGCTCGATCCGAACAAGCTGTATGCGCGCGGGCTGATGCCGCAGGATGTCATTTCCGCGATCCAGCAGCAGAGCCAGCAGGTCACCGCGGGCCAGGTCGGGGCACCGCCAGCGCCCGCAGGGCAGGCGTTCCAGTACACGCTGAACGTCAGTGGACGGCTCGACGACACCAGCGAGTTCGAGAACGTGATCGTCAAGACCGGCACCAGCGGCGACGTCACGCGTGTGCGCGATGTCGGCTGGGTCGAACTCGGCGCTCAGACCTACAGCCAGGCGTTCTCGCTCAACAACAAGCCGGCCACCGGCATCGGCGTATTCCAGTCGCCCGGCGCCAACGCGCTCGAGGTCCAGCGTGCCGTTGAGAAGAAGATGCAGGTGCTGGCGAAGTCGTTTCCGCAGGACGTGACCTACGACACGCCGTTCGACACCACCAAATTCGTCTCGGAATCGATCAATGAGGTCTACAAGACGCTGATCGAGGCGGGTTTGCTCGTTCTCGTCGTGATCCTGATCTTCCTGCAGGACTGGCGCGCGATGCTGGTGCCCGCGACCACGGTGCCGGTGACGATCATCGGCGCCTTTGCTGCGATGGCGGCGCTCGGCTTCACCGTCAATATCTCGACCCTGTTTGCGATCGTGCTCGCGATCGGCATCGTGGTGGATGACGCCATCGTCGTGGTCGAAGGCGCCGCGCACAACATCGAGAAAGGCATGTCCGGCCATGACGCCGCGATCAGCGCGATGGACGCGCTGTTTGCGCCGATCATCGGCATCACGCTGGTGCTGATCTCGGTGTTCCTGCCCTCGGCGTTTCTGCCGGGATTGACCGGGCAGATGTATGCGCAGTTCGCGCTGGTCATTGCCGCAACCGCGCTGCTCAGCGCCATCAACGCGGCGACGCTGAAGCCGACGCAGTGCGCGTTGTGGCTGCGCCGGCCGGTGCCGCCGGAGCAGCGCAACTTTTTCTACCGCGGCTTCAACGCGGTCTATAACCGCGTCGAGGCCGCCTATAGCCGGTTGATCGGCCGCCTGGTCGCACACAGCAATGTTTCTGTCATCTGCGCGCTGATCCTGATCGCCATCGGTGGCTACGGCCTGTCGCGGGTGCCGACCGGATTCATTCCGATCGAGGACCAGGGTTATCTCCTGGTCGCCGTGCAATTGCCTGATGGTGCGGCGCTTGAACGTACCCAGCGTGTGCTTACCCAGGTCAGCGAGATAGCCGGCAAGGCCCCGGGCGTCGATCAGGTGATCGCCATTTCCGGCATCTCCGCGCTCGACAATTCTTCCAGTCTCGCCAATGCGGGCGTCGCCTATTTGATCCTGAAAGAGTGGAGCGCGCGAGGGCCAGGTGAGGATCTGCGGTCGCTGTTCGTCGGATTGAACGAAAAGCTCTCCGTGATCGAGGAGGCGCGGATCCTGGTGGTCCCGCCGCCGCCGATCCAGGGTATCGGTAACGCCGCCGGCTTCGCGATGCAGGTCCAGCTCCGTGACGGCAATTCCGACTTCAGCAAGCTGCAGGCGATCACCGGCGCGATCGTCGCCAATGCGTCGTCACAGAGCGCGCTGCAGCGGGTGAGTTCGCCGTTCCGCTCGATGGTGCCGCAGTTCGACATCGAGGTGGATCGAATCAAGACCCAGACGCTGCATGTCACGACCGACCAGATCTTCTCGACGCTGTCGTCCTACATGGGTTCGACCTTCGTCAATCAGTTCAACAAGTTCGGTCGTACCTTCCAGGTCTATGCGCAGGCGGACGCGCAATTCCGCCTGACGCCGCGTGACATCCAGAACATGATGGTGCGTAACAGCAATGGCGACATGATCCCGCTCGGCACCGTGGCAAAGATTACGCCGGCGGTCGGTCCGTCGCTGATCAGCCTGTACAATCTGTATCCTTCCGCAACCATCATCGGCCTGCCGGCGACGGGTTACAGCTCAGGTCAGTCGATGAATCTGATGGAGCAGATTGCCGCGAAGACCCTGCCGCCCGGCACGGGCTTCGAGTGGACGGCGATGTCGTATCAGGAGAAGGTCGTCGGCGGCCAGATCTACTGGGCGTTCGGCCTTGGCCTCCTGCTGGTCTACCTCGTGCTGGCCGGACAATATGAAAGCTGGTACGCGCCGATCTCGGTGATTCTCGCAGTGCCGCTGTCCTTGCTCGGCCCAATGATCGTGCTGACGGGCTTAAGGATAGAGAACAACCTCTATACCCAGATCGGCATCATCCTGCTGATCGCGCTGTCGGCCAAGAACGCCATCCTGATCGTCGAGGTGGCGCTGGAACTGCACGTGCGCGATCGCAAGCCGCTGCTGGAATCCGCCGTCGAGGCGGCGCGAGCCCGGTTCCGGCCGATCCTGATGACGTCGTTTGCTTTCATCTTCGGCATGATCCCGCTGGTGCTCGCGACCGGCGCCGGCGCCAACGCCCGGAAGTCGATTGGCATCACGGCGGCCTCGGGCATGCTGGCCTCGACGTGTTTGGCCGTGCTGTTCGTGCCGACCTTCTTCGTCGTGATCCAGGGGTTCGAGAATTGGCTCAAGGAGCGGAAGCTGAAGAAGGCGGGGGCGCAGGCGGCGCCTGCCGCGACGCACTAA
- a CDS encoding FAD-dependent monooxygenase: MRIAVIGGGPGGLYFAYLWKRRHPDADIDLFEQNPEGATWGFGVVFSEQALEFLRADDPETVDAITPRMESWKNITLNLRGQSVEIDGIGFSSIGRLELLTILQQRVCAVGIAARYNTTIQSLDELGGYDLIVAADGLNSLVRRGFEKEFGASVSHSTNKFAWYGTSKRFATLSQTFVKTDLGSFNAHHYRYSPSMSTFLVECDAATWQAYGFEHKTIEQSQAICEEIFADTLDGHALVSNKSVWRNFPWIWNENWSHGNMVLIGDALHTAHFSIGSGTRLAIEDAIALTKALEAENDIPASLARYQAERKPIVQKLVTAARTSADWYEHFPEHMKLDLMDFAYSYITRSGRIADARLRAMSPEFMARYEAEKKIGSRA; encoded by the coding sequence GTGCGTATCGCCGTCATCGGTGGAGGCCCCGGCGGTCTCTACTTCGCCTATCTCTGGAAGCGGCGTCATCCGGACGCGGATATCGACCTGTTCGAACAGAACCCCGAAGGCGCGACCTGGGGATTTGGCGTGGTGTTCTCCGAACAGGCGCTGGAATTTCTGCGCGCCGACGATCCCGAGACGGTCGACGCCATCACGCCGCGGATGGAGAGCTGGAAGAACATCACGCTCAATTTGCGTGGGCAAAGTGTCGAGATCGACGGCATCGGCTTCTCCTCGATCGGCCGGCTCGAACTCTTGACCATCCTGCAGCAGCGCGTGTGCGCGGTAGGAATTGCGGCGCGATACAACACCACGATCCAGTCATTGGACGAGCTCGGGGGGTACGACCTGATCGTCGCCGCCGACGGGCTGAACTCGCTGGTGCGCCGCGGCTTCGAGAAGGAATTCGGCGCCTCGGTTTCGCACTCGACCAACAAGTTCGCCTGGTACGGCACCAGCAAACGCTTTGCCACGCTGTCACAGACCTTTGTGAAGACCGATTTGGGATCCTTCAACGCGCATCACTATCGCTACTCGCCCTCCATGAGCACGTTCCTGGTCGAGTGCGATGCGGCGACCTGGCAGGCCTATGGCTTCGAGCACAAGACCATCGAGCAGTCGCAGGCGATCTGCGAGGAGATCTTTGCTGACACGCTCGATGGCCATGCGCTGGTCTCGAACAAATCGGTGTGGCGCAATTTTCCCTGGATCTGGAACGAGAACTGGTCACACGGCAACATGGTGCTGATCGGCGACGCCCTGCATACCGCGCATTTCTCGATCGGCTCGGGCACGCGGCTCGCCATCGAGGACGCGATCGCGCTGACCAAGGCGCTGGAGGCGGAAAACGATATTCCCGCAAGCCTCGCCCGCTACCAGGCCGAACGCAAGCCGATCGTGCAGAAGCTGGTGACGGCGGCGCGCACCAGCGCCGACTGGTACGAACACTTTCCCGAACACATGAAGCTCGACCTGATGGATTTTGCCTACAGCTACATCACCCGCTCGGGGCGGATCGCCGACGCGCGGCTGCGCGCGATGTCGCCCGAATTCATGGCGCGTTACGAGGCGGAAAAAAAGATTGGGAGCCGAGCATGA